AGCGCTGAATCGTAACTCAGAAGTTACGGGACAATTGGTTTTTAGAGGCATGCTCTTAATATATTCGGCGACATCCTGAATTCCTAATTTACTAGCTCCTTCGTTTCCTACCACACGTGTTTTACTTCACAACGATGTTGCGCGCTGATTTATATCTAAGCTATACAATGcattaaaagttacaaataGTTTGAATGAATAATATGATACTTTCTATACAGTAAAAAGAATacgtaaaattacataaatattacatatatttgatgCATTAAAATCTGCGCATGACTCACATAACCCTTTCTTTGTTATGTTCTTGTTTCCGTTTATTTAAacgaataaaatgtatgtgtcAACATATTACACAAAGCAAAGCATTCTTGTTTTcaggttatttttatttttgaaatgttaaattttttaataaaattacgtaaaattacGTTCTGTTGTGGGTGTGATGCACTCAGCCCAAGAATGTCGCAAGCGATAAAAGTGTcaagtgacacctcgcgcgtgCAACTTCGCCCGGCTTGCATACCGGCCGTCGCACCGGGCAATGCACCCGGTTGcctaacaaacaaaaaaatctcCTCATTTTGAGTGAAATCTGCGTATTCCTGGCAGCAATTCCTGGCTAAGCAAGTACATTAACCGAAGGCCAGTTACTGCAGAAGTACCCTTCCCGGTTATaccctggtgaaaatgtaaaaggGAGAATAAGAGtgtaagtcgaatgtaaagagAGAGTAACAATGAAATGTACAAGAAGCGTTAACACTTTCTTTACATTTcctttacatttcattgtttcaatttacgcttctTAGAAGGTTTATTAACGcttctaatatttttcctttacattcgacttacgctccgattttacattttcaccagggtACGCCAAAAATtggtgtatatgtatgtacaataaaaactAATGTAAAGATAACGAGCGGGCTTACTTGTGTATCATACAGCGATGAACGTATGTCGCTTGACATTGCGTCTTTGTCACGGGTTTATTAAGTAACAAATTAGTATAACTTATTTGAAAGAATATATATCGTGTTAAAATCACTATCGGCTTTATCTTCCACCTGTTCTCGAGGAGTTACGGCAGCGATCCGCAATACTGTGTCCCGAAACCCACGGAGCACAATAGTTTGATAGACATAATTGGTttgtataaagaattttatgtatagttttaattttccttagaaaaatataattttatttattatatatcaataaattgtGGATTGCCTATTGGTCTGCATAAGGTTTagcgataaatataatttttatactaaattaatttttttagctttattttaaactgcgcgcTAAAAAGTTTCGTCAGACTTGAAACACAACGTCTTTTTCGATGCACTGATGCAAACAACAaatgaaagtaaaataaacatattttttcttattctaacttactgCAGTTACAAAGTAACAACTTGTTGGCGCGCAGTtaagataaagaaatttaatataatagaaaaattacattcatTACTAAGATCCAATGCAAACCGATAGGCGATCCACAattcattgatatgtttaaacatacattagttgatataattattgtactaatattgtttattcattataatattttgatataatattacaatttagaattaaaatttttacccgttgttttattaaaactgtTATATTGTGATCTTTAGATGattgttatgtaaattatgtaaaatattataataaaaatattacatttactaaaatttaaacatttaattattaaaaaaagattaaattgtataagaaatgttattattgtttcacACATAAGTCAAAACGATTGAATGCAAcggatgaaagagagaaaaagtcgGAATGATAAGACTGTATGGATGTGCGGTCGGAGAAATCGCGTACGGACGAGAGGCAGAGATAACGagaaaaatacgtaaaaaagcaattataaaaatttatacataattttgtaattagtgTCCTTTATTATTCTCTTAGTGACAAAATGATGTGATCTTTTCTCTCACTCAGCTGTTCCCAATTTTATTGcttgttttattaatgcatcttatttctttcatattttataattaatcagttttataattaatatattagattcattattaaacaatttatactCGACGTTTTTTTGTGCAATTTATGCGTTTGTTTGTATTGTGACGGTAGTTATAGAGGTAAGGCTAGAAGTAAGATTGTAcagataaaaaagtttctcaataTGTCTTCTTATCTTACTTCTGACccgtgttattttttataatggttTTTTAGTGATAAATCAGTattattctacaaaattaGACGGTCTCTTTCTTATTGTTAGTACCTGTTTGACCACATCAggcttgtaaaaaaaatgctaatgcaattttatatttatttaaatactttatattttatatgaattacatatgtatttttatatgtgcgTGTATTCTGACAGTTGCCGCGTGATATCATGTCCCCGCGCTTACAAATATCTCCTTTGCAATCCGCTCCCCATTTGGAGCTCCATAGTTAGAACTTCCCCttatttctattgttttaGGAGCAGtttaaaaagcaatattaaaagtaatttaaggAGCAGTTTTACGAGGAATTTTGGAAGTAAGTATACGAATATTTTTAGGAGTAGGTTTATGAGAAGTTGTAGGAGGAATTTTATGAACAGTTTCAGAAGTAGTTACATGACCAGTTTTACGAATAGTTCCAGTAGCAGTTTTAAGAGCAATTTCAGGAGGAGTTTTAGAAAGAGTTTTAGATGTAGTTGGAGAAGCAGTTTTACGAGTAGTTTTAGGAATAGTTCCAGTAGCAGTTTTAAGAGTAATTTTAGGGGGAGTTATAGAAGTAGATTTAGATGTAAATGGAGAAGCAGTTTTACGAATAGTTTTATGAATAGTTCCAGCAGCAGTTTTAAGAGCAATTTTAGGAGGAGTTTTAGAAGCAGGTTTTGATGATGTAGTTGGAGAGGCAGTTTTAGGAGCAGTTTTACGAATTTTAGGAATAGCTCCAGTAGCACGTTTAGGAGGAGCTTGAGAAGCAGGTTTAGATGTAGTTGCAGAGGCCGTTTCAGGAGCAGCTTGAGCTCCTTCTTGTTCTTTTTCCAATATTGGGTAAATAGTTATTACAAAAGGCTTTGCACTCTTGTTCTCTTTTTCATCTTTATGACGTCCTAAAATTACGACGACAAGATTGATTTCTAATTCATCTTTTAGTCTTCTTCCATTATGCCATATGCTTCCTTTAGGAAATCGGTTATCATCAGATTCATGTAAATCTGAAGCTGGTACGTTGATTTCTACActgaattttttgttaagaaGAACTAGTCCTGCTTGACCCTCTGGTAATAGCAATGCTCTATGAAGAACATAGTCTTGTTCTTCTTCTGTCCGAAAAGCACTTTTTTCTTGACATCTATTTTTCCTAGTATAAGCTTCGACACCATCGACACCATAATTTCTTCTTCTTACAACATGCCTGCTTCTAGCATGGCCTCTTCTAAAATCTTCATCTTTCGGGTTCTTAGGATCATCTGCGCATACGTAGCCCTCTGAATTATCCAGAATTTGTCTAGCGTCTTCTATCGTGTTGGATGGTGTGTATCTTTTTGAGTATCCATCTTTTGTGAGAATTTCATTAAGTTCTTCAAATATAGATGAAaggacaaatttttgtttagttAGTTCTTGTATATAATCACGGTATTCAAGTAATATCGTTTGACATCTTTTTCTTCTGGTTTTATAGAATGGGGCAATGAAAACTATATGAGgctttgcatttttttcttcttgtttatttatatgatgtcttaattttaacataacaCCTTCGATTTCTTCTGGCTCATGTCGCTTTTTTCCCACATACCAAAAGCTAGCTTTAGGAAATGGGacattttgttcttttaattctgaaataagtatttttgcGCTTGATGTAGTGGAATTGTCAAGTTTATGTAATGCTTCTTGACCCGATTTTGATAGCAATGCCCTATGAAGGGCATAATCTTGGTCTTTTTCTGTCTGAAAAGCAAATTTTTCcgtacatttatttatccTAGTATAAACTTCGACACCTccatttcttcctttttcaaCATACACCTCTCTAGAATGACCTATTAGTCCAATTAGATTTTCCTTAACATCCTTAACACCTTCGCCTTCTACGTTCTCTGAATCTTCCAGAAGCTGTCTAGCGTCTTCTTCCTGACTGTGTGCTGGGTATCTTATTGagtacttttctttttctggGCTTTTTATTGGACTTTCTTTTCTGGAACTTTTTTTCGGACTTTCAGGTTTGTGTCCGTTTACTCCGCCAATCATAAGAAATACTCCTGCATTCCCCTTCCATTGAATTTTGTCTAACCATTTGACCAAATTCTGAAAATTGTCCTTTAGTTTTAACACAGTCCACTTACGAAGTTTTAATGGATCTTGCCCGATTTGAGAACCAATCACCGAAAAAAGGCAGCTGTTTAAATCAATAGTGACGTTGTCGGGATCTTTGCTACCTCTTAGGGTCCAGTGACCTAGAaaagaatttagaaaaatttagatagaaattaaaatctattcaagacttttatgtaaaatgtcgacttaaaaatatttaataaagagtaATTCTTTATTCCCAACTATGCTTCTTTTACCGATTACTTTGACGTGAGACGTTATTTACAAGGCTGCCGATTCATCAACACGTTTATTAgtagagtaaaaaaattccGAAATTTGTGCAGTACAAAAAGATTGTAACGTGCAGAGTAagtacaataattacatatatatttttcgcattttttgCCGCACGTCATTCTTATCCTATCCACgcgtattcttaaaaaaaagtgaggTATTCTTAAGAATTGTCGGTCGcgtaaataatacgtattttgTTCAAAATCTGTTGTAAGGAATAATTAAAGTGCTAAAtagtttgttattaatattttgctataCTTATTTGGAAACAAAAATGTGTTGGAAACTGTCGTTTTCTTTATTCATTCGATGGTTAAGATGAGATAAGCTAATATTGATTGTTTGATatcattgaattaaaataaaatgattattttcatGATTTCCCAGCAAACCAACACATAACTAATACATAACCGAAGGAGCGCATAGAAAGAACAGTGTTATGTAACATTGTTATGTGGATGTGatgtaaatgttatataattttgagggctagaaagaaacaaaattgtaattcttatttgtcgtatatatggttattaaataatatggtTATTAACTCATAACGGTTATTAAAAACGTAATCTTGTAAAaccgtgaaaaattttttgtttatgaaattttttgtcactttaaataatattcccagcaaacacagtaatataacatatacattTCATATGCATAATATTAAGAGTATCATGAGGTAACGCGTTATGTAGCGAGTAACATACATGTACGTATAAAGCTTTCAGTATgggtttaattatattgttatggTTTTGTGCTTCGAAAATACATAGGAAAAAGAACAAAAGGCAAAAATCATATATGAGCGCTCACTGAGTCTACAATATCGTTTTTGCCTTTAGATCTCCACAGCCGCGGCTGGGTACCAAAtccttaaatttttcattgtatGTAATTCGAAATCtacatatcttatatatatttgaaacatgtatatattacatcgCTGTATTAGCACATTTACATatcatatacataatatttaaagcattCTGTTACTTATCTTAAATAGATCagagatataattttgttgctgACATTCTGTAGTACATGTAACGTACATGTATGTTACACGCTACATAACGCGTTACCTCGTGATACttgatattatgtatatgagatatatatgttacattagTGTAGTTGCTGGGTTCTTTCTAAATATTACTCTCATGTTAATAACCGAAAAGTGCGCAATCTTGTGTAAGGTACGCGCATAGCATCATGTATGGCTACGTGTACAAAAGTTTTGTTTGCGTCACTTagcaaaatgtttaaaatatttctgaaaagttCTATAAACAATACAACCTTTGTTTCCAATGGAATGGAGTAAAATTTGTCATTAAGTTTGTAAGAAGGAGTAGAATGAGTTTGTGCGAAATTAAGCGACAAAAAGGTATGCGTATACAGAAAATAAGAAAGGAGATAAAATGAGAAAGGAGTAAatggaaagaataaaaaaaagttaaggaCAGACTGTGGAGAAGTTAAATAGACAGGTGTAGAAGTTAGGTTGATGTGGGAAGTGCAGTAGACGATTGAAAAAGCGGAGAAAGAGAAGACCTTAGACCACACAGCAAACACAGTgccatatacatatatctcatatatatacccatacagcacaaaagcttgcagcaacattgctgcaacgttgcaacattgcatattgcgatgtaatgtttcagagatattgcaaagacattattttacaatattgctTCAGCAATGatgcagcaacattttaaaatattattaaaatagtgaaaatagataaaattaatatttaatacagtttgaataaattaatatattacagtaacttttcaaaaataatgtaaaagtgatcgttctatattatttaaaattttttatctatagagatacatgcattctggagtagttttaatttgtgtgtaaaactattattatgtagatttgtgtataacagagtacaaggttattcaaaattattttaaataactgtattttttaatttaacaaatacagagtgattatAGTGACATTAACCAAACGATCATCCAATTAATTCATTcggttttaaataactatattttgaatttaacaacagAGTGATTACGTCaactaaaagataaattttgtaagttttgtcTCTCATCttataatgtacttatataagataaaagacaaaacttgcaaagtttattttttggtTGAAGTTTCActaatcactctgtatttgttaaattcaaaatagttatttaaaatcagatgaattattttgaataatctttttctaaataatattgcatacatattttactgcaatattgctacaatattacgtaacaatatttctaaaagcggacattttaccattgctgcaatcttgcagcaaccttgcagcaacattttacAACGTTTATGCAATCTTGCAATCTTGCGTTGAAATGTTGccacaatgttgctgcaatctttctgtgctgtatgggtaatATCAAGtatcccatacagcacagaaagattgcagcaacattgtggCAACATTGCAACGCAAGATTGCAAGATTGCATAAACGTTgtaaaatgttgctgcaaggttgctgcaagattgcagcaatggtaaaatgtccgcttttagAAGATGTCCGCTctgttgttaaattcaaaatatagttatttaaaaccgAATGAATTAATTGGATGATCGTTTGGTTAATGTCACTataatcactctgtatttgttaaattaaaaaatacagttatttaaaataattttgaataaccttGTACTATGTTATACACAaatctacataataatagttttacacacaaattaaaactactccagaatgcatgtatctctataaataaaaaattttaaataatatagaacgatcacctttactttatttttgaaaagttactgtaatatatttattcaaactgtattgaatattaattttatctattttcactattttaataatattttaaaatgttgctgcatcattgctgaagtaatattgtaaaataatgtctttgcaatatctctgaaacattacatcgcaatatgcaatgttgcaacgttgcagcaatgttgctgcaagcttttgtgctgtatgggatcATACATATACGTTACATATACTACAGAATGTcagcaacaaaattatatctctGATGCATTTAAGATATGTAACAGaatgctttaaatattatatttatgatatgtaAATGTGCTAATACAGcgatgtaatatatatgtttcaaatatgttgaaccctgcataaaatattttatttaaaaatagtgtTCCGCATTCACAAGATTTTGTTGGGAATTCTGCTTTGCACAAATCTCGGATTGGATCGTGGCAAATACGTATAAGtgcaatattgaaaatagaaCCATAAAATCTTGTATGCCTTTGAATCTGATAATAATTAGCAGAAGAagtgaatcttttttaatgcaaaggTTCGCATTTATTTGAATGCTTATTGCAATTGAATacgaaaaatgcaattaaataactcttaaatatttaacttttgaaTTCTTCACATTCAATCGCAATAAGAAGCATTCAAATATCTTTTGTATATCTTCTGAATTCTTCTAAATTCTgctttttgacaaaatgtcaatatttttcaatattttttaatccgaCGTTTTATGCAGGGAAGATGTGTAATCTTTGAGTTACATGCAATGCTGCCAGATTTGATGATTCGGTACCGAACCGCGGCTGCGGAGAGGAAAAAGATCTATAGGCAAAAACGATATTGCAGACTCATTGAGCGCTCATATATGATTcttacttttgtttttttttcctccacACCTGTGACTCAGTGTCGAATCCTCAAATTTGTCAATACTGATTAcatgtacattttaaatacgtaataagtaatgtttatttaatattaatttatgtttatttatttaagtttaactTATAGATTtctgtgtgtgcgtgtgtacattattaagttaattttctatctttaAGAAGATGCTGGAGTTGTctgttttattgattaaacactaattattttttttgtacacttggcttttaattgatttcatagaattgtaaatccttttccagaattaaagtatagacaataatAAACCCTGCTAGATAAAATTGTCtttaaaaaccaaaaaaaaattagaaaattatacttttgtcgTCTCGTAATTTTCACCCGCAGTACTGAGTTTTAAAGACGctttacgtataaaataactgTTATGCAAGGTTGtcattatagaaaaaaataatgtgctTTCAAAACAGCTTctgatataagaaaaaatgtccatgaaaatttcatgtgtgtgtgagtgcggATTTGGaagaagtcgataagtagtgtaatatgaaaaaaattccttttgttctcaatataaaatctaattcatagattgatattaatatgtgtattttaattctggaaaaaaatttccaaatttaatataaaaatgaaatatatacgaaatctcattaataatgtgcatgaatgactctacattatggacctcgatcaagtttgagaggtaGTCCAGCATCTCCTTAattgctttaaattttaatgttaaaatttaattacttttttccatATTGTTGGTTgagtattattattcaatttttagtaattttaatgtttctataatttatttaaagaaaatttgcgTAAACATCATTTAACagtaatgtgtatatatatatatatatatatatatatatatatatataatctttgtaaacataaatttgaaatacagcATATCCTTGATTGTGGATATAACACGAATGTAAACCAAAAATAGCGTATTATTCTCTCAAAAAGTGGATATGGCTACGTAATTCTAGGGTGTGCAATATATGCAAATAAGGTGAAACATTGCGCACAGTGGCAGGAAgaaccaataaaaaattaaaatcaaaatttacacTAAATTCTaacataatattgataaaacaaaacatacacatacataaagaaacctacacaaaaaaaacatatacatacacaatTTGGAGCAAGTCACCGATTGgtttgcaattaatttgaaCGAATGCGCATCCACGGGAATGTTTCACCTCATATCTTTACAGTTTTTACATCATGCGTAGTTCTACGTAGTGTAAGAAAAATGGATGTGATGGCGCTGCGAATTAGCACGATTTTCTTAATCATTAAATCGCTCTCATTTTTTAGTTCAGTttgcaacattgctgcaacgtgGTTACTAATGTTTTGTGTTGTATGGGACTTAATTGGTGACTGATTTTGGataataaattagtataaattttgtctttttccAAAATAACCAAACGTTTCTTAATagcttaaaaatatgtttatgaatatttagGAAATTTTCTAATCACTATAatgtttatgaatatttagaGATTTTCTAAAtcactataaataaattaacatttagaaattttaaattaaaattatttttaattcaatcataaaattttataaattaaaataattttacttatcttttatttaataacttaccAATTTGTTCCGAATTATTTGCATGATATTCAATATCTATAGACTGtcccaatttttttctaccgATGATCTTGTATAAACTACCATTAGCATTCCATACATTAATGGGTCTTTTAAGTATGTTACTCAGAATAGCAATGTGTATTAAACTAGCTGGTCCATAGTTTTCCAAATCTTGTATAATgtcttttacatatttaattttgtgcattttgtccttatttttataattaggaTGATTACTGATTAATTGAGTTTTATGCATTTCTATATTGCCTTTTCTTAACTTtgttagttatttttaataatttaatattaaaatttaaagaattatttttttattatagatttatagttttttcagttttaatgtttatttcgtCATCGTTAAGTGTCAGCTTCTATATAtctagaataaataatataaaatgttattttataaacatttaaaattttttctaaacatcttgaaaaaatctaaaatcttGAAAGAAATGCAGAAATATagataaagtatataaatataaatattaaaaaataaggcattacaataataaaaaaatagttttaaaaaaaagctatCAGAGTAAAAAAGGGTTGTGTTATCAAAAatgtctattatttttaaatgaatctTTGATTacgaaattaaagtttttgtagtaaaatacaattatttcttataatattaatagaacaATTTTGTATCACTAGTTTTGGTGCAATGGATTCATCCATGATTTACGTTgttaaaatttgttgttaatagtttaaaatttagtataatttGGCTTTAAATGATCAATAATTTGAacaaaggaaaagagagagagagagagagagagagagagagagagaggcggacagacatgcaaaattaaagttacattataaaaatataaaaaatcaagatgATCTAAGTTAAAATACCTGGTCGCTAGCTTGTACagaatgtattattttataattttaataaaggttTGTATTAGTAGtaatatccattttttattataaaaaaaattgatttttactataaattttgcTTATCCAGATGACATAATGAGATATCTAAGACAAATTTTGTTGCTTCATAATGGTTTCTGACGTTTGCTACATATATGGTTTATCGTTGCTCATTTTATAATCGATTTTTTACAACAAgtcgatatatttaatatcaagtTTTGTTAAGTTAAATTCCAAGTTTTTcacagttaaaattttataataaagttaaaattaattaataattaaatattaattaaaagtaatattttaattaattaaaagtaattgtttaattatttgatcatcaagcc
This DNA window, taken from Monomorium pharaonis isolate MP-MQ-018 chromosome 6, ASM1337386v2, whole genome shotgun sequence, encodes the following:
- the LOC118646207 gene encoding uncharacterized protein LOC118646207, whose amino-acid sequence is MHKTQLISNHPNYKNKDKMHKIKYVKDIIQDLENYGPASLIHIAILSNILKRPINVWNANGSLYKIIGRKKLGQSIDIEYHANNSEQIGHWTLRGSKDPDNVTIDLNSCLFSVIGSQIGQDPLKLRKWTVLKLKDNFQNLVKWLDKIQWKGNAGVFLMIGGVNGHKPESPKKSSRKESPIKSPEKEKYSIRYPAHSQEEDARQLLEDSENVEGEGVKDVKENLIGLIGHSREVYVEKGRNGGVEVYTRINKCTEKFAFQTEKDQDYALHRALLSKSGQEALHKLDNSTTSSAKILISELKEQNVPFPKASFWYVGKKRHEPEEIEGVMLKLRHHINKQEEKNAKPHIVFIAPFYKTRRKRCQTILLEYRDYIQELTKQKFVLSSIFEELNEILTKDGYSKRYTPSNTIEDARQILDNSEGYVCADDPKNPKDEDFRRGHARSRHVVRRRNYGVDGVEAYTRKNRCQEKSAFRTEEEQDYVLHRALLLPEGQAGLVLLNKKFSVEINVPASDLHESDDNRFPKGSIWHNGRRLKDELEINLVVVILGRHKDEKENKSAKPFVITIYPILEKEQEGAQAAPETASATTSKPASQAPPKRATGAIPKIRKTAPKTASPTTSSKPASKTPPKIALKTAAGTIHKTIRKTASPFTSKSTSITPPKITLKTATGTIPKTTRKTASPTTSKTLSKTPPEIALKTATGTIRKTGHVTTSETVHKIPPTTSHKPTPKNIRILTSKIPRKTAP